Proteins from a single region of Cytophagaceae bacterium:
- a CDS encoding L-rhamnose mutarotase — translation MKTYILACDLKDDLKLIAEYEAYHQNVWPEILKSISDSGIVSMQIYRTGNRMLMLMQTQDDFSFEAKGKADAENPKVQEWEQLMWNYQQALPHAKPGEKWILMEKIFEL, via the coding sequence ATGAAAACCTATATACTGGCATGTGATCTGAAAGATGATCTGAAACTGATTGCAGAATACGAGGCTTATCACCAAAATGTGTGGCCAGAAATCCTGAAAAGTATAAGCGACTCAGGAATAGTTTCTATGCAGATTTACCGTACTGGTAACCGCATGTTGATGTTGATGCAAACGCAAGACGATTTTAGTTTTGAGGCCAAAGGCAAGGCCGATGCCGAAAACCCCAAAGTGCAGGAGTGGGAACAATTGATGTGGAACTACCAGCAAGCTCTTCCTCATGCCAAACCGGGAGAAAAGTGGATTTTGATGGAAAAAATTTTTGAGCTTTAA
- the recF gene encoding DNA replication and repair protein RecF (All proteins in this family for which functions are known are DNA-binding proteins that assist the filamentation of RecA onto DNA for the initiation of recombination or recombinational repair.), with the protein MALLKLQLTNFRNYENQYFEFSEGLNCIVGKNGSGKTNLLDAIYFLAVCKSSIHNLDSLSIRFEEDYTMVEGKFEKELIGFSLQKAGKKVFFLDKKPYEKLSDHIGKIPVVLITPDDTDLIRDGSETRRKLFDGILSQLHSEYLKEYLKYNKALDQRNSLLKQFAENQYFDGDLLSIYTEQLVSSGSVIHEYRKKFLNDFLPHFTSNYENISENKETVNIEYISDWDKCELSDIFDKNLNTDLAAQRTTRGIHKDDYVFSMDGMPVKKFGSQGQKKSFIMAIRMAQFEITAAAKEMKPILLLDDIFDKLDEKRIAKLIEMIEAGKFGQVFLTDARPKRTRELLSKVSVNFLEIE; encoded by the coding sequence ATGGCATTGTTAAAACTTCAGCTGACCAATTTCCGGAACTACGAAAACCAGTACTTTGAATTTTCGGAAGGGCTCAATTGCATTGTGGGCAAAAATGGCAGCGGAAAAACCAACCTCCTCGATGCTATTTATTTCCTGGCCGTTTGCAAAAGCTCCATCCATAATCTCGACTCCCTGAGCATCAGATTTGAAGAAGACTACACCATGGTCGAGGGTAAGTTTGAGAAAGAACTCATAGGTTTTTCGCTCCAAAAAGCAGGAAAGAAAGTCTTTTTTCTCGACAAAAAACCTTACGAAAAACTCTCTGACCATATCGGTAAAATACCGGTGGTGCTCATTACCCCCGACGACACTGACCTGATCAGAGACGGCTCCGAAACCCGTCGAAAGTTGTTTGATGGCATTCTGTCTCAGTTGCATTCCGAGTACCTCAAGGAATATCTCAAATACAACAAAGCACTTGACCAACGCAATTCTCTACTCAAGCAATTTGCTGAAAATCAATATTTTGATGGCGATTTGCTTTCTATTTATACCGAACAGTTGGTATCCTCAGGAAGCGTAATTCATGAATACCGGAAGAAATTCCTGAATGATTTCCTGCCACATTTTACGAGCAATTATGAAAATATTTCAGAAAATAAAGAAACCGTAAACATTGAATATATATCGGATTGGGATAAATGTGAACTATCCGATATTTTTGACAAAAACCTTAATACCGACCTGGCAGCCCAACGAACCACACGCGGGATTCATAAAGACGACTACGTGTTTTCGATGGATGGAATGCCTGTAAAAAAATTTGGCTCGCAAGGGCAGAAAAAGTCTTTCATTATGGCCATCAGAATGGCACAGTTTGAGATTACGGCAGCCGCAAAGGAAATGAAGCCCATCCTGCTCCTTGACGATATTTTTGACAAACTCGACGAAAAACGCATTGCCAAACTGATTGAAATGATTGAAGCCGGTAAATTCGGCCAGGTTTTCCTGACCGACGCCCGCCCCAAACGCACCCGCGAGCTGCTCAGCAAGGTCTCAGTAAACTTTTTGGAAATAGAATAA
- the ygiD gene encoding 4,5-DOPA dioxygenase extradiol, which translates to MSTLSSLKSLADTLPENGHKMPVLFVGHGSPMNAIENNEFSQSWKKLVQNIPQPKAVLCISAHWLTRGTFVTASPSPKTIHDFGGFPRELFEVEYPAPGMPLLAAETAKLIKDTNVGMDHDWGFDHGSWSVVKQMYPKANIPMIQLSIDFYKPGEYHYELGKALAELRKKGVLILGSGNMVHNLRMISLPRNANPAKGFNVEYGFDWAIELNEVFKKHISDKNHKPLFNYKTLHKSSELAIPTPDHYFPLLYTLGLQGAKDETKFFNDKVIAGSLTMTSVIIG; encoded by the coding sequence ATGAGCACCTTGAGTTCTTTAAAAAGTTTGGCCGACACCCTACCTGAAAACGGCCACAAAATGCCCGTTTTATTTGTTGGTCACGGCAGCCCGATGAACGCCATCGAAAACAACGAATTTAGTCAATCGTGGAAAAAACTGGTTCAAAACATCCCTCAGCCCAAGGCCGTACTTTGTATTTCGGCTCATTGGCTTACAAGAGGAACCTTTGTGACGGCCTCACCCAGCCCCAAAACCATCCATGATTTTGGTGGTTTTCCCCGGGAACTTTTTGAAGTAGAATATCCTGCTCCCGGTATGCCTTTATTGGCAGCCGAAACCGCCAAACTCATCAAAGACACCAACGTAGGCATGGATCACGACTGGGGCTTTGACCACGGCAGCTGGAGTGTGGTAAAGCAGATGTACCCCAAGGCCAACATCCCGATGATACAGCTGAGTATTGATTTCTATAAACCCGGCGAATATCACTATGAACTCGGAAAAGCCCTTGCAGAATTGCGAAAAAAAGGTGTTTTGATACTCGGAAGTGGCAACATGGTGCATAATCTACGCATGATAAGCCTGCCACGAAACGCCAACCCGGCCAAAGGATTTAATGTAGAATATGGATTTGACTGGGCCATAGAGTTGAACGAAGTTTTCAAAAAACATATCAGCGACAAAAACCATAAGCCGCTATTCAATTATAAAACCTTGCACAAAAGTTCCGAATTGGCCATTCCGACTCCTGACCATTATTTCCCATTGCTCTATACATTGGGGCTCCAGGGTGCCAAAGACGAGACAAAGTTTTTTAACGATAAAGTTATAGCAGGCTCACTCACAATGACTTCAGTTATAATAGGATAA
- the gmd gene encoding GDP-mannose 4,6-dehydratase — MKKALITGVTGQDGAYLAQLLLDKGYEVHGIKRRASLFNTDRIDHLYADPHESNVRFKLHYGDLSDSTNIIRIIQEVQPDEIFNLGAMSHVKVSFDEPEYTANVDGIGTLRILEAVRLLGLTEKCRIYQASTSELYGLVQEVPQSEKTPFYPRSPYAVAKLYGYWITVNYREAYNMYACNGILFNHESPLRGETFVTRKITRGVSQIALGQEQCLYMGNIDAKRDWGHAKDYVEAMWLILQQEKPEDYVIATGITTTVRDFILMAFNEVGIEIEFKGTAENEAAFVVACKNPDYQIPVGQKVLAIDPVYYRPTEVELLIGDPTKAQTKLNWKPKYDLKALVEEMMDSDLRYFKDKPKFNKAGLPV, encoded by the coding sequence ATGAAAAAAGCCTTGATTACCGGTGTAACCGGACAAGATGGAGCCTATTTGGCTCAATTATTATTAGACAAAGGATACGAAGTTCACGGAATAAAAAGAAGGGCTTCGCTTTTCAATACCGACAGAATTGACCATTTATATGCCGATCCACATGAAAGCAATGTAAGGTTCAAACTACATTACGGTGACCTTAGTGACTCAACCAACATCATCAGGATAATTCAGGAAGTGCAACCAGACGAAATATTTAATCTGGGTGCTATGTCGCATGTTAAAGTAAGTTTTGACGAGCCGGAATATACCGCCAATGTTGATGGAATAGGCACTTTGAGGATACTTGAAGCTGTAAGGCTTTTAGGTCTTACTGAAAAATGCCGCATTTATCAGGCTTCGACCTCAGAGCTTTATGGTTTGGTGCAGGAAGTGCCCCAATCTGAAAAAACGCCGTTTTATCCAAGGTCACCCTATGCTGTAGCGAAACTTTACGGATATTGGATTACAGTAAACTATCGGGAAGCTTACAATATGTATGCATGTAATGGTATTTTATTTAATCACGAATCTCCCCTGAGAGGCGAAACCTTCGTAACTCGTAAAATCACAAGGGGAGTTTCGCAGATTGCACTTGGCCAGGAGCAATGCCTTTACATGGGAAATATTGATGCCAAACGCGACTGGGGTCATGCCAAAGACTATGTTGAAGCCATGTGGTTGATTCTGCAACAGGAAAAACCCGAAGACTATGTGATTGCGACGGGTATTACTACTACCGTTCGTGATTTTATTCTGATGGCTTTCAATGAAGTTGGTATTGAAATCGAATTCAAAGGAACTGCCGAAAATGAGGCCGCTTTTGTAGTTGCATGTAAAAATCCTGATTATCAGATACCAGTAGGTCAGAAAGTATTGGCGATTGACCCGGTTTATTATCGGCCAACTGAAGTGGAGCTTTTGATTGGGGATCCAACCAAAGCCCAGACCAAGCTAAACTGGAAACCAAAATATGACCTGAAAGCATTGGTAGAGGAAATGATGGATTCAGACTTGAGATATTTTAAAGACAAACCAAAATTTAACAAAGCCGGTTTGCCTGTTTGA
- a CDS encoding SDR family oxidoreductase, with product MNLNLKEKVIIVSGGARGIGEGITRQLALEGAFPVIVGNNAEHNELALEKIVAAGGFGFTVEADLTKPEDCKKAIDATLEKFGVIHGLVNNAGFNDGVSLENGSYEEFVNSYHLNTVHYFLMAHYALPALKLTKGPILNIASKVAETGQGDTSGYAAANGARNALTREWAVELLKYKIRVNSVIVAECFTPMYDAWLNKFPNREEVFEDINRRIPFEKRMTTPEEIANMAVFLLSNRASHITGQLIHVDGGYVHLDRALL from the coding sequence ATGAACCTCAACCTAAAAGAAAAAGTAATAATAGTATCCGGTGGTGCCCGGGGAATAGGAGAAGGTATCACAAGACAGTTGGCTTTGGAGGGTGCTTTTCCTGTGATAGTGGGAAATAATGCCGAACACAATGAGCTGGCACTTGAAAAGATTGTTGCTGCCGGAGGTTTTGGATTTACGGTTGAGGCCGATCTTACCAAGCCGGAGGATTGCAAAAAAGCCATAGATGCAACTTTGGAGAAATTTGGTGTAATTCATGGACTGGTCAATAATGCTGGTTTTAACGATGGTGTAAGTCTCGAAAATGGCAGTTATGAAGAATTTGTTAATTCCTATCACCTTAATACCGTACACTATTTTTTGATGGCACATTATGCCCTTCCGGCATTAAAATTGACCAAAGGTCCGATACTGAATATAGCATCAAAAGTTGCCGAAACCGGTCAGGGGGATACTTCAGGTTATGCTGCTGCCAATGGTGCCCGCAATGCCCTCACACGTGAATGGGCGGTGGAATTGCTGAAATATAAAATCAGGGTAAACTCAGTGATTGTGGCGGAGTGCTTCACGCCGATGTATGATGCATGGCTCAATAAATTTCCCAATCGGGAAGAGGTCTTTGAAGATATAAACAGAAGAATACCTTTTGAAAAACGTATGACTACACCCGAAGAAATCGCAAATATGGCTGTATTTTTACTTTCAAACAGAGCGAGTCATATTACCGGGCAATTGATTCATGTCGATGGGGGTTATGTTCATCTCGACAGGGCTTTGTTATAA
- a CDS encoding peptide deformylase, which translates to MVLPIVAYGAQVLRKVCENIKPGQIDVKKLSDDMFETMYAASGVGLAGPQVGLALRIFVVDGEIMNSGAETEEDIDQTLVGFKKTFVNAQILEETGEKWPYEEGCLSIPGIRADVSRPESLTIKYMDTDFNEYTETYTGMAARIIQHEYDHIQGVLFIDYLAPLKKQMLKKRLGNIQKGIVDADYRMKFA; encoded by the coding sequence ATGGTATTGCCGATTGTGGCCTATGGGGCTCAGGTTTTAAGAAAAGTATGTGAAAACATAAAACCCGGACAAATAGATGTAAAGAAGTTGTCTGACGACATGTTTGAGACCATGTATGCGGCTTCGGGTGTTGGTCTGGCTGGCCCTCAGGTAGGGTTGGCATTGAGGATTTTTGTGGTAGATGGCGAAATAATGAACAGTGGTGCTGAAACCGAAGAAGATATTGACCAGACTTTAGTTGGATTTAAGAAGACCTTTGTGAACGCACAAATTTTGGAAGAAACAGGTGAAAAATGGCCTTATGAGGAAGGTTGCCTGAGCATTCCGGGTATCAGGGCTGATGTGTCGCGGCCTGAAAGTCTTACCATTAAATACATGGATACTGATTTCAATGAATATACCGAAACCTACACAGGGATGGCTGCACGTATCATTCAGCATGAGTATGACCATATCCAGGGGGTACTTTTCATCGACTATCTGGCACCGCTCAAAAAACAAATGCTCAAGAAAAGACTTGGAAATATTCAAAAAGGAATTGTGGATGCTGATTACCGGATGAAATTTGCATGA
- a CDS encoding SPOR domain-containing protein, with translation MSKFFIYGLLILVNFACSNKITTSKSGNKETPVTEYSEDLTVFRPKYNSSETSPKENTTSSKIKNNDQKTTNNFNDQNAEAEKVLNEIIENNKKNISGRGFRIQVFSGNNKEDFENAKSFLLRNFEELEIYESYSQPTYLIKVGDFIQYSDAERYQKDLKGRFNTTRIVGDKINLKKALNIK, from the coding sequence ATGTCGAAATTCTTTATTTACGGCTTATTGATTTTGGTAAATTTTGCTTGTTCGAATAAGATTACTACTTCGAAATCAGGCAATAAGGAAACTCCTGTTACTGAGTATTCAGAGGACTTGACGGTTTTCAGACCAAAATATAATTCATCAGAAACCTCACCAAAAGAAAATACTACCAGCTCAAAAATCAAAAATAACGATCAGAAAACTACTAATAATTTCAATGATCAAAATGCCGAAGCCGAAAAGGTTTTAAACGAAATAATTGAGAATAATAAAAAAAATATTTCGGGTCGGGGATTCAGAATACAGGTTTTTTCAGGTAATAACAAAGAAGATTTTGAAAACGCCAAAAGCTTTTTGTTGAGAAATTTTGAGGAATTGGAGATTTATGAAAGCTATAGCCAGCCTACTTATCTGATAAAAGTTGGAGATTTTATACAGTATTCCGACGCTGAGAGATATCAAAAAGATTTAAAAGGAAGGTTTAATACTACCAGAATAGTTGGTGATAAAATTAATTTAAAAAAAGCACTTAATATTAAATGA